AAAGACGCCGATGCGCTCGATGTTACTCACGAATTTGCCCCGAACCGCGGATGACGTACTTGAGCGTTGTGAGTCCTTCGAGCGCCATGGGGCCGCGGCAATGCAGCTTGGACGTGCTGATGCCGATCTCCGCGCCCAGCCCGAATTCGAAGCCGTCGGTAAAGCGCGTGGACGCATTCACATACACCGTCGCGCTGTCCACCTTTTCGAGAAACTTCTCCGCGCTCGCGTAGCCTTCGGTGATAATCGCGTCGGAGTGATGCGACCCGAACGTATTGATGTGCTCGATGGCCGCGTCAATCGAGTCCACGACGCGAATCGAGAGTATCTTGTCAAGATACTCCGTGACCCAGTCTTCGTCCGTGGCCGGCGTGCAATCCATGATGGCGCGGGTGCGTTCGCAGCCGCGGAGTTCGCAGCCGGAGTCGTGCAGCGCCCGCATCACGCGCGGCAGGAATTCCGGTGCGGCTTTCTCATGCACGAGCAGGGTCTCCATCGCATTGCAGACACCAGGCCGCTGCAGCTTCGCGTTTATGCATACGCGCACGGCCATGTCGAGGTCCGCGTCGTCGTGCACGTAGGTGTGACAGATGCCGTCCAGATGAGCGACGACCGGGATGCGCGATTCGTTGAGCACGCGCGCGATCAGACTCTTGCCGCCGCGCGGAACGATGAGGTCGATGTGGTGTTCGAGCTTCAGCATCTCACCGACAGCGGCCCGGTCGGGCGTGGTGATTATCTGCACGGCATGTTGCGGCGCGCCCTCGGCCATCGCGCCCTCCGCGAAGATGCGCGCAATGCACAGGTTCGAATGGAATGCCTCCGAACCGCCGCGAAGGATCGTCGCGTTGCCCGATTTCAGGCATAAGGCCGCCGCGTCTGCCGTTACGTTGGGCCTGCTTTCGTAGATAATGCCCACCACGCCAATCGGCTGGCGCATCTGCGCGATGCGCAGCCCGTTCGGGTGCACATACTGGCGCACGATGTCGCCGACCGGGTCCGGCAGCGCCACCACCGCCTCGTTCCCTTGTGCCATGGCTTCGATCCGCTTGTCATTCAACTCGAGCCGGTCCAACATTACGCCCGAAAGCCCTTTCGCGCGGCCTGACTCGAGGTCCTGTGCGTTCGCTGCCTTG
This portion of the Candidatus Hydrogenedentota bacterium genome encodes:
- a CDS encoding glutamate-5-semialdehyde dehydrogenase, whose protein sequence is MAAESKTLQEELLQIGQQARRASHMLRSLSSRVKNAALERVARELRAQAEAIKAANAQDLESGRAKGLSGVMLDRLELNDKRIEAMAQGNEAVVALPDPVGDIVRQYVHPNGLRIAQMRQPIGVVGIIYESRPNVTADAAALCLKSGNATILRGGSEAFHSNLCIARIFAEGAMAEGAPQHAVQIITTPDRAAVGEMLKLEHHIDLIVPRGGKSLIARVLNESRIPVVAHLDGICHTYVHDDADLDMAVRVCINAKLQRPGVCNAMETLLVHEKAAPEFLPRVMRALHDSGCELRGCERTRAIMDCTPATDEDWVTEYLDKILSIRVVDSIDAAIEHINTFGSHHSDAIITEGYASAEKFLEKVDSATVYVNASTRFTDGFEFGLGAEIGISTSKLHCRGPMALEGLTTLKYVIRGSGQIRE